One window of the Cardiocondyla obscurior isolate alpha-2009 linkage group LG05, Cobs3.1, whole genome shotgun sequence genome contains the following:
- the Mrpl30 gene encoding large ribosomal subunit protein uL30m produces MFTCNVIAKLTRTPISSNFVRNSSYTKKEIKWNAENKNLKGVRYEGVTYYPRHPDHVDPSFKPSKLLLVTRVKPFAGNPWWEKKTLENLGFINKTHSNTPVIVKNIPEICAMLWTVKHLVKIVPIKLPDKLPNPDDLNSTYLHENGTLYVIPRVDPARVDAIEKFMNDTKKLNRNLIQDKLRKQWLIGGILS; encoded by the exons ATGTTCAC ttGCAACGTGATAGCTAAATTAACTCGGACACCTATTTCCTCGAACTTCGTTCGTAATTCTTCTTatactaaaaaagaaattaaatggaatgctgaaaataaaaatttgaaaggaGTAAGATATGAAGGAGTTACATATTATCCAAG ACATCCAGATCATGTTGATCCATCATTCAAACCAAGCAAATTGTTATTAGTAACAAGGGTGAAGCCTTTTGCAGGTAATCCTTGGTGGGAAAAAAAGACGCTCGAAAATTTAGGTTTTATAAATAAG ACCCATTCAAATACTCCAGTGATTGTAAAAAACATACCAGAGATATGTGCCATGCTCTGGACAGTGAAGCATTTGGTAAAAATCGTTCCCATAAAGTTACCTGATAAATTGCCAAACCCAGACGATTTAAATAGTACGTATTTACACGAAAATGGTACATTGTATGTTATACCGCGAGTAGATCCTGCTCGCGTAGATGCTATAGAAAAGTTCATGAATGATACAAAAAAACTGAATCGCAATCTCATACAAGATAAACTAAGAAAACAATGGTTAATAGGAGGTATTTTGTCATAA